In one window of Candidatus Nitrospira nitrificans DNA:
- a CDS encoding response regulator, whose protein sequence is MSHLRLLLVEDHALVRAGMRALLQKIEGIEVVADVGDGWEAIKSVQTEAPDLVLMDIAMPGLNGLDATARIVKESSTTRVILLSMYANEEYLRQALQVGASGYLLKGAELAELELALKTVAKGEKYLTPAVVKYAIEAYREKSEGPADPLAKLSMRQREILQLVAEGQTTKDIAQRLNLSVKTVETHRSQLMERLDIHDVPGLVRFAMRVGMIQPYS, encoded by the coding sequence ATGAGTCATCTCCGGCTTCTTCTTGTAGAAGATCATGCGTTGGTCAGGGCGGGCATGCGGGCCCTCCTGCAGAAAATCGAAGGGATCGAAGTTGTCGCGGATGTCGGTGATGGGTGGGAAGCCATCAAGTCCGTGCAAACGGAGGCTCCCGATCTCGTCCTGATGGATATTGCGATGCCCGGATTGAACGGACTCGATGCGACTGCCCGGATCGTCAAGGAATCGTCGACTACGCGGGTCATTCTGCTGTCGATGTACGCCAATGAAGAATACCTCCGGCAAGCGTTGCAGGTAGGCGCTTCAGGCTATCTCTTGAAAGGCGCGGAATTGGCTGAACTTGAGTTGGCCCTCAAGACGGTCGCCAAGGGGGAGAAGTATCTGACCCCGGCGGTCGTGAAGTATGCCATCGAAGCCTACCGCGAGAAATCTGAAGGGCCGGCAGATCCGTTGGCCAAACTGAGCATGCGCCAGCGCGAAATCCTCCAGCTCGTCGCGGAAGGGCAAACGACGAAAGATATCGCCCAACGCTTGAACTTGAGTGTGAAAACCGTCGAAACCCACCGCAGCCAATTGATGGAACGGCTCGACATTCACGATGTGCCCGGGCTCGTCCGTTTCGCGATGCGTGTCGGAATGATCCAGCCCTACTCCTAG